The Rhinopithecus roxellana isolate Shanxi Qingling chromosome 14, ASM756505v1, whole genome shotgun sequence genome includes a window with the following:
- the LOC104658905 gene encoding LOW QUALITY PROTEIN: 26S proteasome regulatory subunit 4 (The sequence of the model RefSeq protein was modified relative to this genomic sequence to represent the inferred CDS: inserted 1 base in 1 codon): MGQSQSGGHGPGGGKKDDKDKKKKYEPPVPTRVGKKKKKTKGPDAASKLPLVTPHTQCRLKLLKLERIKDYLLMEEEFIRNQEQMKPLEEKQEEERSKVDDLRGTPMSVGTLEEIIDDNHAIVSTSVGSEHYVSILSFVDKDLXEPGCSVLLNHKVHAVIGVLMDDTDPLVTVMKVEKAPQETYADIGGLDNQIQEIKESVELPLTHPEYYEEMGIKPPKGVILYGPPGTGKTLLAKAVANQTSATFLRVVGSELIQKYLGDGPKLVRELFRVAEEHAPSIVFIDEIDAIGTKRYDSNSGGEREIQRTMLELLNQLDGFDSRGDVKVIMATNRIETLDPALIRPGRIDRKIEFPLPDEKTKKRIFQIHTSRMTLADDVTLDDLIMAKDDLSGADIKAICTEAGLMALRERRMKVTNEDFKKSKENVLYKKQEGTPEGLYL; the protein is encoded by the exons ATGGGTCAAAGTCAGAGTGGTGGTCATGGTCCTGGAGGTGGCAAGAAGGATGATAAggacaagaagaagaaatatgaaCCTCCTGTACCAACTAGAgtggggaaaaagaagaagaaaacgaAGGGACCAGACGCTGCCAGCAAACTGCCACTGGTGACACCTCACACTCAGTGCCGGTTAAAATTACTGAAGTTAGAGAGAATTAAAGACTATCTTCTCATGGAGGAAGAATTCATTAGAAATCAGGAACAAATGAAACCAttagaagaaaagcaagaggagGAAAGATCAAAAGTGGATGATCTGAGGGGGACCCCGATGTCAGTAGGAACCTTGGAAGAGATCATTGATGACAATCATGCCATCGTGTCTACATCTGTGGGCTCAGAACACTACGTCAGCATTCTTTCATTTGTAGACAAGGATC GGGAACCTGGCTGCTCGGTCCTGCTCAATCACAAGGTGCATGCTGTGATAGGGGTACTGATGGATGACACGGATCCCCTGGTCACAGTGATGAAGGTGGAAAAGGCCCCCCAGGAGACCTATGCGGATATTGGGGGGTTGGACaaccaaattcaggaaattaagGAATCTGTGGAGCTTCCTCTCACCCATCCTGAATATTATGAAGAGATGGGTATAAAGCCTCCTAAGGGGGTCATTCTCTATGGTCCACCTGGCACAGGTAAAACCTTGTTAGCCAAAGCTGTAGCAAACCAAACCTCAGCCACTTTCTTGAGAGTGGTTGGCTCTGAACTCATTCAGAAGTACCTAGGTGATGGGCCCAAACTCGTACGGGAATTGTTTCGAGTTGCTGAAGAACATGCACCGTCCATCGTGTTTATTGATGAAATTGACGCCATTGGGACAAAAAGATATGACTCCAATTctggtggggagagagaaattCAGCGAACAATGTTGGAACTGCTGAACCAGTTGGATGGATTTGATTCTAGGGGAGATGTGAAAGTTATCATGGCCACAAACCGAATAGAAACTCTGGATCCAGCACTTATCAGGCCAGGCCGCATTGACAGGAAGATTGAGTTCCCCCTGCCTGATGAAAAGACGAAGAAGCGCATCTTTCAGATTCACACAAGCAGGATGACACTGGCTGATGATGTAACCCTGGACGACTTGATCATGGCTAAAGATGACCTCTCTGGTGCTGACATCAAGGCAATCTGTACAGAAGCTGGTCTGATGGCCTTAAGAGAACGTAGAATGAAAGTAACAAATGAAGACTtcaaaaaatctaaagaaaatgttctttataaGAAACAGGAAGGCACCCCTGAGGGGCTGTATCTCTAG